The genomic region AGGCGTCCGGGTCCACCAAGTGCTTACGCTCGTCTTGCATGCGCGGGCGGAATTTGGCGGGGATGCCGATGGCGATGCAGTTGGCTGGGACGTCTTTTGTCACCACAGCGTTGGCGCCGACAGCGGAGCCCTCGCCAATCGTGATCGGGCCCAGTACCTTCGCGCCCGCACCGATGGTGACGTTGTCGCCGATGGTGGGGTGGCGCTTGGTCTGCGTGAGCACCTGCCCACCCAAGGTGACCCCGTGGTAGAGCATGACCCCGTCGCCGATTTCTGCGGTTTCGCCAATGACGATGCCCATTCCGTGATCGATGAAGAAGCGGCGGCCGATCGTGGCGCCGGGGTGGATCTCTACACCAGTGAGGAAGCGGGTGAACTGCGCCAGCACACGCGCGGGACCCTTGTGACCGTTCATCCACAGTTTGTGGCTGATTCGGTGCGACCAGATGGCGTGAAGGCCGGAGTAGACAATGGCGTTCTCCACGTCACCCCGGGCGGCGGGGTCATGCTGCCGGGCGTTTTCCAGGTCCTCACGGATTGCGCTGATCACCTTGAACATGTCGCCAGAGTTTAGCAGCGCGAATAGGAACGCCCCCGCGGCCCTGCGGGTTTAGATTCACAGGAGGCGGGGGCGGTGACGGGGTGGTGAGCCGTCGATAAGCAATGCTTAGTCGCGGATGTCCTCGTACAGAATGGTGGAGATGTAGCGCTCGCCGAAGTCGCAGACGATGGTGGCGATGGTCTTGCCGGCGTTCTCCGGGCGGGACGCGACCTCAAGCGCAGCCTTGATGTTGGCGCCGGTGGAGATGCCGCCCAGGATACCGTCCTTGGCTGCGAGCTCGCGGGAGGTGGACACGGCGTCCTCGTTGGAGATGGCGATCACTTCGTCGATGATCTCGCGGTCGAGGGTGCCCGGGACGAAGTTCGCGCCCATGCCCTGGATCTTGTGCGGGCCAGCGGTGCCCTCAGACAGGAGCGGGGACGCGGACGGCTCGACAGCGACGAGCTTGATGTCCGGGTTCTTCTCCTTGAGGTACTTGCCGGCACCGGAGATGGTGCCGCCGGTGCCCACGCCTGCGACGAGAATGTCGATCTCACCGTCGGTGTCGTTCCACAGCTCCGGTCCGGTCGTCTCGTAGTGGACCTTCGGGTTGGCTTCGTTCTCGAACTGGCGGGCAAGGATGGCGTTTTCGGTCTGCGCGACAATCTCGTCTGCCTTTTCGACAGCACCCTTCATGCCTGCGGAGCCCGGGGTGAGCTCGATCTGCGCACCGTATGCGCGCAGGACAACGCGACGCTCGACGGACATGGTTTCCGGCATGGTCAGGATGACCTTGTAGCCGCGAGCTGCACCGACAAGCGCGAGGGCGATACCGGTGTTGCCGGAGGTTGCCTCGACGATGGTGCCGCCCGGCTTGAGTTCGCCGGAAGCCTCAGCAGCGTCGATGATTGCGCGGCCGATGCGGTCCTTGACGGAGTTGGCCGGGTTGTAGAACTCCAGCTTGCCCAGAACACGTGCGTTAGCGGCGTCGGTGTCCTTGGTAATGCCGTTGAGCTGGACCAGCGGGGTGCCGCCGATGGTGTCCAGGATGTTGTTGTAAATGTTCGCCATGAGGTAGCGCTCCTTGCGTTGGTCGCATGTGTCTTTTTTGGGCGGTAGCGCGGGTGCTCCGCTCACGAAAACTGATCGTACATCAATTCGCGCAGAAATCTAGACCGCTCGGTATAACTATGTTGAACCGACCTGTTTTGTGGCGGTGACGTGCGCGGGGGCACCCACTCGGGGGAGAGGGATGGTAGCTTCGTCCGGTGATTCGGGCATTCCGACATGTCAGTGCACATGTCAACGACGTGCCTTAGGGGAGGGGTCGCAATTTGGTTACCCCCATAACCGGGTTATTATGGACCTCATCCGCACACCGAACCAGATGTCGCCTTGAGTCGGGGAATCACTTGCAGTGGGGCGCTCTGATGAAGGAGAACGAATGGATCCGCACCGGGTCAAGGACGATGAGGACGCAATCCGCGCCTCGCTGACGTCCCTTAAGACCGCGACCGGAATCCCGGTGGCCATGTACGGCACACTGCTTGCAGACAA from Corynebacterium genitalium ATCC 33030 harbors:
- the epsC gene encoding serine O-acetyltransferase EpsC: MFKVISAIREDLENARQHDPAARGDVENAIVYSGLHAIWSHRISHKLWMNGHKGPARVLAQFTRFLTGVEIHPGATIGRRFFIDHGMGIVIGETAEIGDGVMLYHGVTLGGQVLTQTKRHPTIGDNVTIGAGAKVLGPITIGEGSAVGANAVVTKDVPANCIAIGIPAKFRPRMQDERKHLVDPDAYVANDSNYVI
- the cysK gene encoding cysteine synthase A, giving the protein MANIYNNILDTIGGTPLVQLNGITKDTDAANARVLGKLEFYNPANSVKDRIGRAIIDAAEASGELKPGGTIVEATSGNTGIALALVGAARGYKVILTMPETMSVERRVVLRAYGAQIELTPGSAGMKGAVEKADEIVAQTENAILARQFENEANPKVHYETTGPELWNDTDGEIDILVAGVGTGGTISGAGKYLKEKNPDIKLVAVEPSASPLLSEGTAGPHKIQGMGANFVPGTLDREIIDEVIAISNEDAVSTSRELAAKDGILGGISTGANIKAALEVASRPENAGKTIATIVCDFGERYISTILYEDIRD